A section of the Verrucomicrobium sp. GAS474 genome encodes:
- a CDS encoding glycosyltransferase, whose product MVLTSSTGGGHNMRARSLAQWTAKERPQWKIDVHSALESTHGLYRFGVELYNTIQRTWPQLHHVYFNYLEVAAMFKHGHRILGRGRYVEVLENFRPDVIVSVHGSTNHGFFDIARHVLGRDKVKCVTYCAEMWGGYGMSRHWVNPDADLFIGSMPETVDAAIDLGMPKAKTLAGGFLLHPSFYSEIEYRETEAFWNGTLKLDPDKFTVILSTGANSANNHERFLRVLHRIGRPLQVVALCGSNDATRWRIEELAPILERQGIVVRALPTTDKMALLMRSASAILARPGSGTTNEAIQSGCPILFNRLGGIMPQEMITERFCREHRLSVSISKPGDLPEILRDWIDHPEHRQGYLSRMEAVRPRVTPVDLLQTLENLR is encoded by the coding sequence ATGGTTCTAACCTCCTCGACCGGGGGGGGACACAATATGCGGGCGCGATCCCTCGCCCAATGGACGGCGAAGGAGCGGCCCCAGTGGAAGATCGACGTCCATTCGGCCCTCGAATCGACGCACGGGCTCTATCGTTTCGGCGTCGAGCTCTACAACACGATCCAGCGGACCTGGCCCCAGCTCCATCACGTCTATTTCAACTACCTCGAGGTCGCCGCGATGTTCAAGCACGGCCACCGGATCCTCGGCCGGGGCCGCTACGTGGAGGTGCTGGAGAACTTCCGGCCCGACGTCATCGTCAGCGTCCACGGCTCGACGAACCACGGCTTCTTCGACATCGCCCGGCACGTCCTCGGGCGGGACAAGGTGAAGTGCGTCACCTACTGCGCCGAGATGTGGGGCGGCTACGGGATGAGCCGCCATTGGGTCAATCCCGACGCCGACCTCTTCATCGGCTCGATGCCGGAGACCGTCGACGCCGCGATCGACCTCGGGATGCCGAAGGCGAAGACCCTCGCGGGCGGCTTCCTCCTCCATCCCAGCTTCTATTCGGAGATCGAATACCGGGAGACCGAGGCCTTCTGGAACGGGACGCTGAAGCTCGATCCCGACAAGTTCACCGTCATCCTCAGCACCGGGGCGAACAGCGCGAACAACCACGAGCGCTTCCTCCGCGTCCTCCACCGCATCGGGCGGCCCCTCCAGGTCGTCGCCCTCTGCGGCAGCAACGATGCGACCCGCTGGCGGATCGAGGAACTGGCCCCGATCCTCGAAAGGCAGGGCATCGTCGTCCGCGCCCTGCCGACGACCGACAAGATGGCCCTCCTGATGCGCTCCGCCTCGGCGATCCTCGCCCGGCCCGGGTCCGGGACGACGAACGAGGCGATCCAGAGCGGCTGCCCGATCCTCTTCAACCGCCTCGGCGGAATCATGCCGCAGGAGATGATCACCGAGCGCTTCTGCCGGGAACACCGCCTCTCCGTCTCGATCTCGAAGCCGGGCGACCTGCCCGAGATCCTCCGCGACTGGATCGACCATCCCGAGCACCGCCAGGGCTACCTCAGCCGCATGGAGGCCGTCCGTCCCCGCGTCACCCCGGTCGATCTCCTGCAAACCCTGGAGAACCTCCGATGA